In the genome of Pseudopipra pipra isolate bDixPip1 chromosome 4, bDixPip1.hap1, whole genome shotgun sequence, one region contains:
- the OCIAD2 gene encoding OCIA domain-containing protein 2, translating into MSSEAVQEKSQTPPIKQSKWPMFFCPTSQIQDAGEFARIRKECKQESFWYRALPLSLGSMLVTQGLISKGIFSASPRFGPYPKMAIAGVLGFAIGKISYFGECQKKFEKSGIAPFGPQRKRHCHHVCKECKAKVGSSEKEGSIPSAS; encoded by the exons ATGTCTTCGGAAGCAGTCCAAGAGAAAAGTCAGACACCTCCAATAAAGCAATCTAAATGG CCAATGTTCTTTTGCCCCACCTCCCAAATTCAAGATGCTGGAGAATTTGCAAGGATCCGTAAGGAATGCAAACAGGAAAGTTTCTGGTACAGAG ctcttcctttgTCTCTCGGGAGCATGCTTGTCACCCAGGGGCTAATCTCAAAAG GCATTTTCTCAGCAAGCCCAAGATTTGGTCCATATCCCAAGATGGCAA TTGCTGGTGTCTTAGGTTTTGCTATTGGAAAGATATCCTACTTTGGAGAATGCCAAAAAAAGTTTGAGAAAAGTGGTATTGCACCATTTGGTCCACAACGAAAAAG GCACTGCCATCATGTTTGCAAGGAATGTAAAGCTAAAGTGGGATCGAGTGAGAAAGAAGGTTCAATTCCTTCAGCATCTTAG